CGGCACGGCGGCGGCTCTCGCGGCCGCGGCGGCCTCCGAGGGCGCTTTAGGCGCGGTCGCGAGCAGGGAAAGCTACGCCGGCGTCCTCGGCGCCGCTATCGAAGGCGTGCCGGTCTTCTCGCAGCGCCTCCCCTGGCCCGGGCCTTTCTCGGGACATGAGATCACGCTCGCGCGCAAGGATGAAGTGATAAAGATATCGGTGCAGGATTTTACGAGCGACATCTATATGGACGGGATCTTCCTCACCGCGGAGAAGATCGCGGCCTTCCCCGCCGGCTCCTTCCTGCGCTCTCTTTCCGCCGTATTGGAAGACTGACGGCAGCCGATCACCGGGCGGCGCGCGGCATTCCCGCGCCGCACCGGCGACAATCTATTTCCCCGCCAAGACGATAACCAAAACTGACAACTGAACAGGAGGTTTTTTTATGACGTCACAGCCATTGGGCGCTGCGCCGGCAGATGGCCCGCGCCTCGCGCTCACGCAGAGGGTGAAGCGCCTCAGAGAACTCAGTCGGGAGGCCGAGGTCTGGATCGATCCCGAAAGGGCGCGCGTGATCACGGCCTTTTACAGGGAAAATGACGGCAAGTACAGCATCCCCGTGCTGCGCGCGCTGGCCCTCAAGGACCTTTTTCAAAAGAAGGAGCTCTATCTCGGCGACGACGAACTGATCGTCGGCGAGCGCGGGAGCGCCCCCAAACGCATCCCCACCTTCCCCGAGATCGCCTGCCACTCGCTCGAAGATTTGGAGATGCTCGCCTCACAGAGGATGATCCCCTACAACGTCTCCGACGAGACGAAGGATCTTTACAAAAACGAAATCATTCCCTACTGGCGCGGCCGTTCGCTGCGGGATCGCGTATTCGGCCGGCTGGAGCGCGAGTGGATGGATATTTACGAAAGCGGCCTCATCACGGAGACGCTGGAGCAGCGCGCGCCCGGCTCGATGGCGCTGGACGGAAAGATCTACGGGACGGGGCTGCTGGGGATAAAGGAGGAGATCAAGTCCGCTGCGGCGGCGCTTGATTTCATGAACGACCCCGAGGCCTCCGACAAGCGGGAGGAGCTGACGGCGATGGATATCGCCTGCGACGCGCTCATCCTCTACGCCAAGAAATACGCGGAGCTGCTGGCTGAGAAAGCGGCTCTCTGCGCGGACGGCGCGAGACGGGCGGAGCTGGAAAAGATGGCCGACGTCTGCCGCCGCGTCCCCGCGCACGCGCCGCGCGACCTCTGGGAGGCGCTGCAGACCTACTGGTTCCTCCATGTCGGCGTGGTCACAGAGGCCAACGGCTGGGACGGCTGCAATCCCGGGCATATCGACCGCCATTTTTACCCCTTCTATAAAAAAGACGTCGAGAGCGGCGCGCTGACGAAGGGTTTCGCGAAGGAGCTTCTATGCGCCTGGTGGATAAAGTTCAACAATCACCCCGCGCCGGCCAAGTACGGCGTGAGCGCGCTCGAAAGCGGGACTTACAACGACTTCGTCAACATCAGCCTCGGCGGGATGACGCCGGAGGGGACGGACGCGGTCAACGAGCTCTCTTACGTCTTCCTCGACATACTCGACGAGATCGAATTCATCCAGCCGCAGGCACACATCCTGCTCAGCCGCGTCAACAGCGACGAATTTCTCAAATACGCCTGCCGCGTGATCCGCAAAGGGCGCGGCTTCCCGGCGGTCTTCAACGCCGACGCGGCGATCGAACAGCAGCTGCGCACCGGCAAGACGCTGGCCGACGCGCGCGGCGGCGGCGTCTGCGGCTGCGTGGAGACGACCTGCTACGGCAAGGAGGCCGCGCCGCTCATCGGCTATATCAACTTCCCGAAGATACTCGAACTCGCGCTCCACGACGGCGTCGATCCGCGGACAAAGCGCCGGATCGGCCCGGCAAGCGGCGCGGCGGCGGACTTCGCTGACTATGACGAGCTGATCGCGGCCTTCAAGCTCCAGGCGAAGCACGTCATCGAGACCAAGCTGCGCGGGACGCAGTATCTCGAGCGCATGTTCGCCGAATACCTGCCGCAGTCCTTCCTCTCCTCGCTCATCGAGGGCTGTGTCGCCAAGGGCAGGAACTACAACGACGGCGGCCCGAAGTACAGCATCTCGATGCTGCCCGGCGTCGGCATCGGCACGGTGACGGACAGCCTCGCCGCGATCAAAAAGCACGTATTCGACGAGGGAAGGTACACTCTCGCCGAGACGGTGGAGGCGCTCGACGGCAACTTCGAGGGCCGCGGGGAGATGCGCGCCGTCTTCGCGAACCGCACCCCGCGCTACGGCAACGACGACGATTACGCCGACGCCATCATGAAGGAAATTTCCGATTATTTCATCGACGCCGTGGACGGCAGGCCCGACAGCCGTGGCGGCACCTACCGCATGGATATGCTCCCCACCACCTGCCACATGTATTTCGGCGAGATGACGCTGGCGACGGCTGACGGGCGCGCGGCCTTCACGCCGCTCTCCGAAGGGATATCGCCGGCGCAGGGGGCGGACCGCGGCGGACCGACCGCCGTGCTGAAGTCGGCGGCGAAGATGGACCACGCCCGCACCTGCGGCACGCTGCTGAATATGAAGTTCCTGCCCGACGCGCTGAAGGACGAGAACGGCATCCAAAAGCTCGCGGGGCTGATACGGACCTATTTCCGCTTCGGCGGCTATCACCTCCAGTTCAACGTCTGCGACGCGGAGACGCTGCGCGGGGCGCAGAGGGAGCCGGAGAAGTACCGCAATCTCATCGTGCGCGTGGCGGGATACAGCGATTATTTCAACGCCGTCGGCAGGTCGCTGCAGGACGAGATCATCCGCAGGACGGCCCACAGTTAGGCTAAAGAGACGGAGGCTTTGTGATGACAAATATCAACGGGAAAACCGGCGGTTGGAAATCGATCCTCATTTTCGCCGGCAGCTACATCAGCTATTATTTCGGCTCGGGCTACGCCACTGGACAGGACCTCATGCAGTATTATCTTCGTTTCGCCTACGGCTGGCATTTTTTACTGGGGCCGATGCTGGCGCTGGTGATCTTCTGGTATTACAACTGGAGCTTCACGCGGGCGGGGGCGCGGGAAAAATTCAAACAGCACGGCGATATCTTCACCTATTACTGCGGCAAGATCATCGGCCTCGCCTTCGACATCTTCATCATCATCTCCTGCGGCCTCTGCTATATGGTGATGTGCAGCGGCGCGGCCGCCGCCCTCGCGCAGCAGTTCGCGATGCCGGAATGGCTCGGCGCGGTCATCTTCTGTTTCTTCGTCGTGACGACGAACATCTTCGGACTGCGCGGTATCGTGAGAGTGCTGGGGCAGCTTGGGCCTATCCTCATCGTCAGCGTCTTTCTTATCTCGCTCTTCACACTGGCGCGCAGCTATGAAAACATTCCCGAGGGCTTCCGCCTGATCCGGGAGGGCAATCTGGGACAGATATCGATCGGCCCCAACCTCTGGATCGGCTCTATCTTCCATTCCGTCACTGTGATCGGCTGGTTCGCGGCCTTCTCGGCGGAGCTCGGGGCCAGGAGCGATCTCAAAGAGCTGTCGACCGGCATCGTGCTCGCCTGCTTCGCGGTCCTCGTCACCACCACGGTGGGCTCGTTCGCGCTCATCGGCAACATCAAAGAGGTCGCGACCGCCGCCATCCCCAACCTGATCTTGGCGAACAGGCTCTCGCCCCTGCTCGGCAACTTCTTTGCCTTCATCGTGCTCGGCAGCGTCTACACCACCGCCGTGCCCCTGCTCTGGACGACCTCCAGCCGCTTCGCGGGCGGCGACCTTTCGCGCCGCTTCCGCCTCATCACCGTCGGCGTCGGCGTGCTCGGCCTGCTGATGGCCCTTTATGTGCCATACCGCAGCTTCATCAATATCATCTACACGCTTTGCAGCTACATCGGCATCGTGATGCTGCTCTTCATGCTGCTCAGGGACGCGCGCTTTTTCCTCGCGGGGCGCAAATTCGCCAAGGCCGCCGAAGCCGCGGGAGGCGAAGGGGAGGGCGGCAGATGAACGGCACGATTTTCAACATCGAGCATTACGCTATCCATGACGGCCCCGGCATCAGGGCGACGGTATTTTTCAAGGGCTGCCCGCTCGCGTGCCTCTGGTGCCACAACCCCGAGGGGCTATCCGTCAAGCCGCAGATCGTCTATTACCGGCAGCGCTGCGTCGGCTGTAAAAAATGCGTCTCACTCTGCGCCGCCAGCGCGCTCTCGCCGAGGGACGGCGGGATCTCTCTCGACGCCGGGAAGTGCCGCCTCTGCGGCAGATGCGCCGAAAACTGTCCGGCCGAGGCGCTGGAAAAGGTCGGCAGAAGCGTCACGGCGGCGGAGGTTGTCGCCGAGGCGGAAAAGGACCGGATCTTCTACGAGGAATCGGGCGGCGGCGTGACATTCTCCGGCGGCGAGCCCTTCCTTCAGGCCGATTTCCTCCGCGAATGCCTGACGCTCGCGAAGACGCGGGGACTGCACACGGCGGTCGAGACGAGCGGCTTCGCCCCGCGCGAGGCGGTGGAAAAGGCCGCGCCTTACGTCGACCTTTTCCTCTTCGACGTCAAGCATATCCGCGCCGCCGAACACCGGAAATACACGGGGGCTGACAACGCGCCGATCAAGGCCAACCTGCGCCGCCTCTCGGAGCTGGGGAAGGAGATCGTCCTGCGCATGGTGGTGATCCCGAACGTGAACGACGATAAAGAGGCGCTGGAGGAGCTCTGCCGTTTTC
The window above is part of the Cloacibacillus evryensis DSM 19522 genome. Proteins encoded here:
- a CDS encoding glycyl radical protein, yielding MTSQPLGAAPADGPRLALTQRVKRLRELSREAEVWIDPERARVITAFYRENDGKYSIPVLRALALKDLFQKKELYLGDDELIVGERGSAPKRIPTFPEIACHSLEDLEMLASQRMIPYNVSDETKDLYKNEIIPYWRGRSLRDRVFGRLEREWMDIYESGLITETLEQRAPGSMALDGKIYGTGLLGIKEEIKSAAAALDFMNDPEASDKREELTAMDIACDALILYAKKYAELLAEKAALCADGARRAELEKMADVCRRVPAHAPRDLWEALQTYWFLHVGVVTEANGWDGCNPGHIDRHFYPFYKKDVESGALTKGFAKELLCAWWIKFNNHPAPAKYGVSALESGTYNDFVNISLGGMTPEGTDAVNELSYVFLDILDEIEFIQPQAHILLSRVNSDEFLKYACRVIRKGRGFPAVFNADAAIEQQLRTGKTLADARGGGVCGCVETTCYGKEAAPLIGYINFPKILELALHDGVDPRTKRRIGPASGAAADFADYDELIAAFKLQAKHVIETKLRGTQYLERMFAEYLPQSFLSSLIEGCVAKGRNYNDGGPKYSISMLPGVGIGTVTDSLAAIKKHVFDEGRYTLAETVEALDGNFEGRGEMRAVFANRTPRYGNDDDYADAIMKEISDYFIDAVDGRPDSRGGTYRMDMLPTTCHMYFGEMTLATADGRAAFTPLSEGISPAQGADRGGPTAVLKSAAKMDHARTCGTLLNMKFLPDALKDENGIQKLAGLIRTYFRFGGYHLQFNVCDAETLRGAQREPEKYRNLIVRVAGYSDYFNAVGRSLQDEIIRRTAHS
- a CDS encoding YkvI family membrane protein, whose translation is MTNINGKTGGWKSILIFAGSYISYYFGSGYATGQDLMQYYLRFAYGWHFLLGPMLALVIFWYYNWSFTRAGAREKFKQHGDIFTYYCGKIIGLAFDIFIIISCGLCYMVMCSGAAAALAQQFAMPEWLGAVIFCFFVVTTNIFGLRGIVRVLGQLGPILIVSVFLISLFTLARSYENIPEGFRLIREGNLGQISIGPNLWIGSIFHSVTVIGWFAAFSAELGARSDLKELSTGIVLACFAVLVTTTVGSFALIGNIKEVATAAIPNLILANRLSPLLGNFFAFIVLGSVYTTAVPLLWTTSSRFAGGDLSRRFRLITVGVGVLGLLMALYVPYRSFINIIYTLCSYIGIVMLLFMLLRDARFFLAGRKFAKAAEAAGGEGEGGR
- a CDS encoding glycyl-radical enzyme activating protein, producing MNGTIFNIEHYAIHDGPGIRATVFFKGCPLACLWCHNPEGLSVKPQIVYYRQRCVGCKKCVSLCAASALSPRDGGISLDAGKCRLCGRCAENCPAEALEKVGRSVTAAEVVAEAEKDRIFYEESGGGVTFSGGEPFLQADFLRECLTLAKTRGLHTAVETSGFAPREAVEKAAPYVDLFLFDVKHIRAAEHRKYTGADNAPIKANLRRLSELGKEIVLRMVVIPNVNDDKEALEELCRFLRDETSVRTVNLLPLHKSASEKYRRLGREFAIEDFETPDDERMAAAARVFAGYGFRVLIGGQ